A region of Candidatus Bathyarchaeota archaeon DNA encodes the following proteins:
- a CDS encoding RimK-like ATPgrasp N-terminal domain-containing protein — MSGAFRLLVVSNIDLKTNTPITKPSAFLKSSFRGFVLNVNNDYRYMKTGYYVSLHAEVLGDAVVPTTENAADAYRPPILLTRAAKNGTPTMPFIVTDSVKQIMAEFAFPVVVFAVNPFSFNGFQMAKNRTALYRVVKSLSMNYRYAVCAQPLQGELLSVKCFFGECAFEAINVKAVAKKVYETFNIPVCKLYLQCFDGKAYLCGLQPLKLDELQSSDVNLLSKIVSRFAGKGWFD; from the coding sequence TTGTCTGGTGCCTTCCGTTTGCTGGTCGTCTCAAACATAGACCTAAAAACGAACACGCCTATAACGAAACCGTCAGCATTCCTCAAATCTTCTTTTAGAGGTTTCGTTCTCAACGTAAACAATGACTATCGATATATGAAGACTGGTTACTATGTTTCGCTCCATGCTGAAGTATTAGGCGACGCGGTTGTTCCAACAACAGAAAATGCTGCTGACGCCTATAGACCACCAATCCTGTTAACTAGAGCAGCAAAAAATGGAACGCCAACTATGCCTTTCATAGTTACAGACTCTGTGAAGCAAATTATGGCTGAATTCGCTTTTCCAGTCGTTGTTTTTGCTGTGAATCCATTCTCGTTTAACGGTTTCCAAATGGCTAAAAATCGGACAGCCTTGTATAGGGTGGTTAAAAGCTTGAGCATGAACTATCGGTATGCTGTCTGTGCCCAACCGCTTCAAGGTGAATTGTTGTCCGTTAAATGTTTTTTCGGCGAATGTGCTTTTGAAGCTATCAATGTGAAGGCTGTTGCCAAGAAAGTCTATGAAACTTTCAATATTCCGGTTTGTAAGTTGTATCTTCAATGCTTTGATGGGAAAGCCTACCTATGTGGGCTTCAACCCTTAAAATTGGATGAACTTCAATCTTCCGATGTTAATTTGCTTTCTAAGATTGTTTCCCGGTTTGCCGGGAAAGGATGGTTTGATTGA
- a CDS encoding YkgJ family cysteine cluster protein gives MQTESERQKNFFNICGSCNINCCWDARPPITAQREKTILEYLKAHSIQIASPFVHAEYTFPRETAEGYCIFYDKSTRKCIVHPVKPETCVAGPITFDINAKTGKIEWYLKMEKICPLAGAMYRDRTLFEKHFETARREILRLVKELNPKALRIILKREEPDTFKINEEEIERTILNKLQNEEL, from the coding sequence TTGCAAACCGAAAGTGAAAGGCAGAAAAACTTTTTTAATATTTGCGGTTCATGCAACATAAACTGTTGCTGGGATGCTAGACCACCCATAACAGCACAACGCGAAAAAACCATTCTGGAGTACTTAAAGGCGCATAGCATTCAGATTGCCAGCCCATTCGTGCACGCTGAATACACTTTCCCAAGGGAAACAGCGGAAGGTTACTGCATATTCTACGACAAAAGCACCCGAAAGTGCATTGTGCATCCAGTCAAACCAGAAACATGCGTAGCCGGACCCATAACTTTTGACATAAACGCCAAAACAGGCAAGATTGAATGGTACTTGAAAATGGAGAAGATTTGCCCCCTCGCAGGAGCCATGTACAGAGACAGAACTCTCTTTGAAAAACATTTTGAAACAGCTCGAAGAGAGATACTGCGGCTTGTCAAAGAGCTAAACCCGAAAGCGCTGAGAATAATTCTGAAACGAGAAGAACCGGACACCTTTAAAATAAACGAGGAAGAAATAGAAAGAACAATTTTGAATAAACTGCAAAATGAAGAGTTATAA
- a CDS encoding PepSY domain-containing protein: MLSVFGLFSSLLGDAQLDNRDELKRIVIDFLKNTDVYRNGAWNGSVEIRDIYNHKSGGKVLVAEFITISAGHPEFMCEAIEGHTAIITLNNEGQVVSAFCVHGSKLWDIINQKWVYVIKISEQQAIVIGKNFLNSIGCIVGPVLSANLEEKVPNFYWHDLAELGKPNITEPRLCWVIKFEQAYRPGHFFEVWLDAYTGEILGGQQCR, translated from the coding sequence ATGCTGAGTGTTTTTGGACTCTTCAGTTCCCTCTTAGGTGACGCCCAACTTGACAATAGAGACGAGTTAAAAAGGATTGTTATTGATTTTCTGAAAAACACGGATGTGTATCGCAATGGTGCGTGGAACGGCTCCGTTGAGATTAGAGATATTTACAATCATAAATCCGGGGGCAAAGTTCTCGTTGCAGAATTTATTACAATAAGCGCTGGGCATCCTGAATTCATGTGCGAGGCAATTGAAGGGCATACTGCAATAATAACATTGAACAATGAAGGACAGGTTGTTTCTGCATTTTGTGTACATGGCTCGAAACTTTGGGACATAATTAATCAGAAGTGGGTTTACGTTATTAAAATATCTGAGCAGCAAGCCATAGTCATAGGCAAAAACTTCTTAAACAGCATAGGATGCATTGTTGGACCAGTTCTTTCAGCAAATCTTGAAGAAAAAGTTCCAAACTTTTACTGGCATGACTTAGCCGAGTTGGGAAAACCGAATATAACAGAGCCTAGGCTCTGTTGGGTTATAAAGTTTGAGCAAGCATATAGACCCGGCCACTTCTTTGAGGTTTGGTTAGACGCCTACACTGGAGAAATTCTAGGCGGCCAACAGTGCCGCTGA
- a CDS encoding site-specific integrase has protein sequence MKDIHASARKLEAARRRLSSLKYGDLLLKFLDHLQALGLSTSRVLKYATCLCTIFKNVPFNPAEAEKSEVEKVVAWINSRPYRSWTKHGLKLTVKKLLQYAKCGSCHKKAPVPPEAAWIDVKADERDCRVTPESLLTVEDVKAIIRNAENERDKALASVLYEAALRPGELLTMKVGSVEFRDNYCIISVNGKTGLKRIPLVASYKYLLDWLEKHPRKADPEAPLWASLSNNAKGSSISYAYLRKLLKKLAQKAGIKRDVWPYLFRHSSLTNMAKNLTESKLALFAGWTQGSKMTKRYVHFSARDLEETVLEIHGLKPSSKSDGFLKVTECPRCGRRSAPDAVRCGFCGYVIDRKLAMEVEEKRVERLEEVARRLEMLEQTVYSLLSGKCGDLGQQ, from the coding sequence ATGAAGGACATACACGCAAGTGCCAGAAAGCTTGAGGCTGCTAGGCGGAGACTTTCCAGCCTTAAATATGGAGATCTTCTGCTAAAGTTTCTAGACCATCTTCAGGCCCTAGGACTTTCAACATCGAGGGTGCTGAAGTATGCCACATGCCTATGCACCATATTCAAAAACGTTCCATTCAACCCTGCAGAGGCAGAAAAGTCTGAAGTGGAGAAGGTTGTGGCTTGGATAAACTCTAGGCCCTACAGGTCTTGGACCAAACATGGGTTGAAGCTTACAGTTAAGAAGCTTCTTCAATATGCAAAGTGTGGCAGCTGCCATAAGAAGGCACCCGTACCGCCTGAAGCCGCATGGATTGATGTGAAAGCCGACGAAAGGGATTGCAGGGTGACCCCTGAATCACTTTTAACAGTTGAGGATGTTAAGGCAATCATTCGGAACGCTGAAAACGAGAGAGACAAAGCCCTAGCGTCCGTGCTTTATGAAGCCGCCCTAAGGCCTGGGGAGCTGCTGACGATGAAGGTTGGAAGCGTGGAGTTCAGGGACAATTACTGTATTATTTCGGTTAACGGCAAAACAGGCCTAAAAAGAATCCCACTTGTGGCTTCATATAAGTATTTGTTAGACTGGCTGGAAAAACACCCCAGAAAGGCTGATCCAGAAGCCCCCTTATGGGCATCCCTAAGCAACAACGCCAAAGGATCCAGCATTAGCTACGCCTACCTCAGGAAACTATTGAAAAAGCTGGCCCAAAAAGCTGGTATAAAAAGGGATGTTTGGCCCTACCTTTTCAGGCACTCCAGCCTAACAAACATGGCCAAAAACCTCACAGAATCAAAACTTGCATTGTTCGCCGGCTGGACCCAAGGATCAAAAATGACCAAGAGATACGTGCACTTCTCGGCAAGAGACCTTGAAGAAACAGTTTTAGAAATTCACGGGCTAAAGCCCTCAAGCAAATCAGATGGATTCCTTAAGGTAACGGAATGCCCAAGATGCGGAAGAAGAAGCGCACCTGACGCTGTCAGGTGCGGCTTCTGCGGCTATGTAATCGACAGAAAGTTAGCCATGGAGGTTGAGGAAAAAAGGGTGGAGAGGCTGGAGGAGGTTGCTAGGCGCTTGGAGATGCTTGAGCAAACCGTTTACTCCTTATTGAGTGGTAAGTGTGGAGATCTTGGACAACAATAG